CCGTTTGTGGATTTTAGTGCGACAACATTAACCAGAAATTTACGATGTCGTCCTTCAACCATCAGTGAAAGCTGTCTCTGCCATTGCGAGTACGGACTTGACGCCATGTGAGATCTTGCATCTGAAATGAGTGAAGCCAAATCTCCTTCCGGGAGAAGGGATAGTGGGTCTTTGCCGTGAACAAATCTGGCGGTAATGCCGAGCATTTCTTCAATGGCGTTGTTTACCGTACTGATCTTTCCTTGCTCATCAAGAGAAATAACCCCTGCGGTGATGTTGTTGAGAACCGCCTCCATGTAACGCCCTCTGCGTTCTAATTCCTGATTTTGTTGGGCAAGACGGTCATTGGCTGTTTTTAGACTTTTCTGGCTTTCTTCAAGGTCTTCAGCCATGCGGTTGAAGGATTGAACCATGAATCCCAGCTCGTCATCAGAATTATCTTCAAGACGGACGGTAAGGTCTCCTCGGGCAATTCGCTGGGAACCTGCCGCAAGTGCCTGTATAGGAGCGGATAATTCTTTAGAAAGTCTGAACCCGAACCAGATTGAACCAAGGATAATGAGCAGAGTTGTTACACCTAACGTGAGATACAGACTCATCTTAAGCGGGTATTTTAAGGTCTTGAGCTGTTTGTATTCATCAAGACCTCTGACAACCTTGTCCAATTTAAAAAGCAATCCCTGACCGATATTTTCGCCTATAATCAGAAAGCCTGTGCGGGCATCATCAACAGGTAGAACCCCGATAACCATATCATTACCGGGCATAGGGTGGATGGTTGACCAGAAATGGGGGTGTTCCCGCATATTTTTCCAGTCAACTTTATTATAAATTTCAGACCATGCTTTTTCCCATGATCCTTCGGAATGCCAGTTAAGCTTTTCCCCGTCAGGCTGTAATACGCCTAATAAACCAAGATCGTACTCACCTAATTTTATGGTGAGAAACTGGTTCATGCTTTTGCCGCCCCATGCATAATGGTTTGCTTTGATGGTTTTTAGAACATTATTCCCTCTGCGTTCGAGTCCCTGCTGCGCAGAAGCATAGAAGGCGCGACCAAGCTCAAGTGATTGAACCATTGAGTCTTCAACCTGATTCTTAAACCAGTAATCCACCGAAACCTGTACAAACTGCATTGCCATAAAAAACATGAGCAGAGTAGGGATAAGTGATAGCGACATGAACGAAAGAACCATTCTTGTTCGGAGTTTTGAGCCTAGAACCTTTCTGCGTCTTTCCAGAAGCAGTTTAACTCCGTTACGGACAACAATAAAAAGAACAACCAGCAGCAAAATAAAGTTCAGATTGAAAAGACCAACAAAGAGATAAGAGTTTACGCCTATGTACTTAAGTTGAACAAAACTTAAAGCTACAAAGATAAGCAGGCATAGAAAAGCTACAAAGTATTCACGCTGTCTTTTTTTGCGTTGTTTAGTGTCAGGTACACTTACTTTAATGGAGTCTTCGTTCATAATATGTATTAAATTGTCGTTAGTAAGTAAAATCGAGCTTGTATGTTGCGGAAGGAACTATATCCCACGACCAGAAAAACAGCGTCTTTTTAAGCCATTGAGGAATATCTGTCTGGTCAAGGTGCACATCCAGCTTGAGTATGTACTGTTCACCTCGCTTGAGAGAGCTCCATGGGCCTAAATCCATTACGATTGAATTCCATCCATTCTGGAGGAGCATAGTGATTTTCTTATCTCTCAAGGCAATGCTATTTCCAAACTTCTCAAGGATAAATTCTTTTGAAAGGGAGCTGTAGTAAAGTTTATCCGTGTAAACTTTACTTGCAATTTTCGAGTCAGGCCACATGGATCTGCGAAGGTATAAGGCCGCTTTGCACTCAAGTTTCAGTTTAATTCCGTTTTCAAGAGCTGCTTCTGTTTTTGTATCGTCTTTAAGCTCCAGCCCGAACCGTGCCATTATCGCCCCGGCCTGGTTGTCTAGGACCAAATTTTTTAAATTAAGCGAAGCTGCATTGGCACAAGATGGTGAGAAAAGTGAAATTATAAAAATAGTGCAGAGAATTACCAATAAATTAATTGATAAAGTGAGTGCAGGAAAGGTGTTACGTGCGGTCAAATTTTTAGCCGTCATTTGGTGTCCTTTAAAAAGATCTTTCTTTTAAGTAGACTAACAGTAGCTTTTCAATAGTTCAACACTATGATTGGCTATGCAATAAATTCGTATTGAACTATTTTTTTATAAAAATATAATGTAAAGTTTTGCGTATGATGATTAATGACGTAGATACGGAGAGTCTTATGTTAAAAGAGTTATATATTAAATGGAAAAATTTGGACCGAAAAATTCGCTGGGGTTCGATTCTCTCTACAGTTTTTATTGTGTACACTTTAATCGGATTTCTTCTTGTTCCGGCTATATTAAAGAGTGTTATTCGAAGTAAATTGCCGGAGCTGCTTAGTCGTCCGGTTGAGATTAAAGACGTCGGGTTTAACCCGTTAACTCTGGACTTGCATCTCGAAGGATTTAGAATCGGCAAAAAAAGTGGTGAAGGGAATCTTTTCGCATTCACAACCTTTGATGTTAATTTTGATTCATTTTCACTCTTCAGGTTTTCCGCCATATTTGATGATCTTAAAATATGCGACCCTCAAATTGATGTAACTGTTTTTCCCGAGGGCAGCAGTGTTTCAGATCTTTTATCTGGATCAGAAGGTGAAGATAAAGCTGAGAAAAAAAGTACGGGCTTTTTCCCGTTTATCGTACGTGATCTTTCTATAAGTAACGGAACCTGTAAAGTTTATGATGATTACAGACATTTTCAGCATGCAATTTCAGATTTGAATCTTGCGGTGCCTTTTACTTCATCCCTTTCCAGAGACAGCGATGAATTTGTTCAGCCGTCGCTTTCAATGGTTATAAACGGTACTCCGTTTGTTCTAAAGGGTAAGACCTTACCGTTTAAAAATACACTTTATACCGAATTCAATTTCACTTTAGAAAAGGCTGATCTCGGTGAGTATTGGGTTTACCTACCTATTTATAACACTACTATTCTCAAAAGCGGAACCCTCAGCGCTGATTTAAATTTGACTTTTGATCGCAACGAAGATGCACTGTCTACAGTGAAGCTGGGTGGAAAGTTTTTTGTCAGAGACTTTGATTTGGTACGTAAAAGCAAGCTTCCAATTTTAAAATTTAAGCAACTTGATATTGATATTGCCGAGTTTGGACTTTTAAGAAGAATTTTTAAAATTAATGCTGTTAATTTAACTGATCCGTTTCTTAAAATAGCGCTTAAGCCTGATGGCTCTCCTGATATATTGGATATTATTCCCAAATCTGTTTCTGCCAGTCAGAACGCGACTGTTGAAACAACTCTAAAAGGAGAGGACGAAAAAGGTCCTGATTTCTTGGCTGAAATTGGAAGTGTAAGCGTTACCGGAGGACGTGTTGATTTCACAGATAACTCTTTCGGAAATGGGTTTACGAAAATAATAGGGCCGATTTCGGTTACGGCTGAAAATCTTAGTACAGAAAAAGGCAAGGCTGGAACTTATAGCGTAAATGTAGGGACTGAAGGCGATGAAATTGTAAAAGTTGACGGATCATTGGGGCTGATTCCTCTTGCTGTTAAAGGGGTTGCCTCTGTCACAAATCTAAATGTTCCCGACTATCAAAAATACATGGAAGATAGTGTTCCGCTGGCAGTTACATCCGGTAAAATTAGCCTTGGAACTAATTTTAACATAGTTCCTGACAATAATGGGCTTATTCGGCTGGAAGGCACAAGGCTGAATGTTAAAGATTTAGCCCTTAGCCCCAAAAGTGGAGGAGATCCCTTAATCTCGCTGGGAGGGTTTGCCGCTTCCAACGGAACTATAGATGTAGGGGAAAAGTCGGTAGTTATCGACTCAGTTGATTTTCATAAGGCTCTGATCAAATTGATGCGTGACCGCAAAGGGATTGATCTTATAAAGTTGATGGAAAAGCATCAGCAGGAACTTGATGCAAAGAAAGCTTCTGTCGTTGTAGGGAATGGTACAGCTGTATCCTCAAAGGAGGTCCAACCCGCAACGGAAGAAAGTTCTGATAAATCCGATGCGGGAGTCTGGAAGGTTGCGATAAATAGTGTGAATCTTACGGATTCGTCTTTTGATCTGGTAGATAAGGCTGCAACGAAAAAAACAACAACCGACATCAGCGAACTGCATGGTTCCATCAAAGGAATAAGTTTTCCTGAGAACAATCCTCTAAGCCTCACCTTGGAAGGTGTTATTAATAAAAGAGGGAATTTAAAAGTCAGTGGGCAAGGTGTGCTGTCACCTGTGAAAGTTACGGGAGATTTGTTTGTCCGTAAGCTGAGGCTGCGTGATTTTAACGGCTATCTGCCGCCTGAAATGCAGATGAATATAGCGCGCGGACATCTGGATGTGTCTGGTCAATGGACTTTTGATGCAGAAGATAAAGCTTTAGCGACATATAAAGGTAAGGTGCAGGTAAAAGATCTGCTTTTGCGTGATCGCAAGGGTGATCGGCAGTTTTTTCATTTAAACGAAATAGCTGTTAGGGATATAGATTTCGCATCTGATCCTCTTAAGGTGAATGTGCGACTTATAAATGTGCTTTCTCCTGAAATCTTTGTTGATAAAGAAGCTGACGGAACATTTAATATCTCCAGAATTATCACAGGTAAGCTTGCAGTTCCTGTTGATGAAAAAGTTTTGGAGAAGCAGGCAGAAGCAGCCGTGTCAAAAGTTTCGGTTGGCGGTGCAGGCGAACCTTTGGCTGTTGATTCCATAAATGCTGCTTCGGTTGCAAACTCTACTTCCGCTGAAACAAGTTCTTCGACAAGCTCTGATAATTTTATTTTCTTAAATAAAATAGCGATGACTAACGGAACCGTTTTATTCAAGGATCACACTGTTTCTCCTGCATTTGAGTTGGACATTGCCAAAATGACATCTGCTGTGCGCGGACTTGAACTTCCTAATGGTAAACGGACAGAACTGTCATTTAACGCAACTCTTGATCAGCAGGCGCCGCTAGTTGCAGAGGGGTATTTACAGCCCACAGAAGATGGGGCTGACACAGATTTGAAAGTTACGCTTATTAATCTGGATATGACTCAGCTTTCGCCCTATACGAGAAAATATATTGCTTATCCTGTAAGTACAGGGATGCTTAGTGCGGATGTGGGGATAAGTCTTAATGGAAAGGTTTTATCTACCAACAATGTTTTTGATATTTATCAGTTTGATGTGGGCAAGAAAGTAGATAGTCCTGATGCACCGAATATTCCTATCGGGCTAGGCCTCGCTTTGCTCAGAGACAGCAGCGGGAACATTCGTCTTGATATTCCAGTTGAAGGTAACGTGGATGATCCTCAGTTTAGGCTGGGCAGAGTCATCGGGAGTGCTATTCTCAATATTTTGGTAAAAGCGGTCACTTCACCCTTTGCGCTGATCGGCGCAATGATCGGCGGTGGTGAAGACATGGATGTTTTGGTGTTTGAACCGGGATTAGCTGTGCCGCAGGATTCATCTAAGTCCAAAATTGATTCGGTCGCAAAGGCTATGAAATCACGCCCTGGACTTAAGCTTGAGATCAGCGGGTTTACTTCTCCGCAGGACATTCCCGCTCTTGAGATTGCCATGTTCAAACGAATGGTTGCAAAGCCGAAGTTTCTTGAACTTGAATCAGACGGCAAAGCCCCTGCATCAATTGATGATGTGGTTATAAGCCAAGAAGAATACCCAGAATATCTTGAAGAGGCATACAGTGAAGCTCCATTTGAAAAGCCTAAAAACTTCTTAGGAATGGTT
The genomic region above belongs to Desulfovibrio sp. UCD-KL4C and contains:
- a CDS encoding DUF748 domain-containing protein; the protein is MLKELYIKWKNLDRKIRWGSILSTVFIVYTLIGFLLVPAILKSVIRSKLPELLSRPVEIKDVGFNPLTLDLHLEGFRIGKKSGEGNLFAFTTFDVNFDSFSLFRFSAIFDDLKICDPQIDVTVFPEGSSVSDLLSGSEGEDKAEKKSTGFFPFIVRDLSISNGTCKVYDDYRHFQHAISDLNLAVPFTSSLSRDSDEFVQPSLSMVINGTPFVLKGKTLPFKNTLYTEFNFTLEKADLGEYWVYLPIYNTTILKSGTLSADLNLTFDRNEDALSTVKLGGKFFVRDFDLVRKSKLPILKFKQLDIDIAEFGLLRRIFKINAVNLTDPFLKIALKPDGSPDILDIIPKSVSASQNATVETTLKGEDEKGPDFLAEIGSVSVTGGRVDFTDNSFGNGFTKIIGPISVTAENLSTEKGKAGTYSVNVGTEGDEIVKVDGSLGLIPLAVKGVASVTNLNVPDYQKYMEDSVPLAVTSGKISLGTNFNIVPDNNGLIRLEGTRLNVKDLALSPKSGGDPLISLGGFAASNGTIDVGEKSVVIDSVDFHKALIKLMRDRKGIDLIKLMEKHQQELDAKKASVVVGNGTAVSSKEVQPATEESSDKSDAGVWKVAINSVNLTDSSFDLVDKAATKKTTTDISELHGSIKGISFPENNPLSLTLEGVINKRGNLKVSGQGVLSPVKVTGDLFVRKLRLRDFNGYLPPEMQMNIARGHLDVSGQWTFDAEDKALATYKGKVQVKDLLLRDRKGDRQFFHLNEIAVRDIDFASDPLKVNVRLINVLSPEIFVDKEADGTFNISRIITGKLAVPVDEKVLEKQAEAAVSKVSVGGAGEPLAVDSINAASVANSTSAETSSSTSSDNFIFLNKIAMTNGTVLFKDHTVSPAFELDIAKMTSAVRGLELPNGKRTELSFNATLDQQAPLVAEGYLQPTEDGADTDLKVTLINLDMTQLSPYTRKYIAYPVSTGMLSADVGISLNGKVLSTNNVFDIYQFDVGKKVDSPDAPNIPIGLGLALLRDSSGNIRLDIPVEGNVDDPQFRLGRVIGSAILNILVKAVTSPFALIGAMIGGGEDMDVLVFEPGLAVPQDSSKSKIDSVAKAMKSRPGLKLEISGFTSPQDIPALEIAMFKRMVAKPKFLELESDGKAPASIDDVVISQEEYPEYLEEAYSEAPFEKPKNFLGMVESRPVPEMEQAIRDYIKVTDTDLAELARQRAEKIRIILTSDKGVEPERVFLKRAATGKGAGPRVELGLQD
- a CDS encoding DUF4390 domain-containing protein, with the translated sequence MTAKNLTARNTFPALTLSINLLVILCTIFIISLFSPSCANAASLNLKNLVLDNQAGAIMARFGLELKDDTKTEAALENGIKLKLECKAALYLRRSMWPDSKIASKVYTDKLYYSSLSKEFILEKFGNSIALRDKKITMLLQNGWNSIVMDLGPWSSLKRGEQYILKLDVHLDQTDIPQWLKKTLFFWSWDIVPSATYKLDFTY
- a CDS encoding ATP-binding protein; this translates as MNEDSIKVSVPDTKQRKKRQREYFVAFLCLLIFVALSFVQLKYIGVNSYLFVGLFNLNFILLLVVLFIVVRNGVKLLLERRRKVLGSKLRTRMVLSFMSLSLIPTLLMFFMAMQFVQVSVDYWFKNQVEDSMVQSLELGRAFYASAQQGLERRGNNVLKTIKANHYAWGGKSMNQFLTIKLGEYDLGLLGVLQPDGEKLNWHSEGSWEKAWSEIYNKVDWKNMREHPHFWSTIHPMPGNDMVIGVLPVDDARTGFLIIGENIGQGLLFKLDKVVRGLDEYKQLKTLKYPLKMSLYLTLGVTTLLIILGSIWFGFRLSKELSAPIQALAAGSQRIARGDLTVRLEDNSDDELGFMVQSFNRMAEDLEESQKSLKTANDRLAQQNQELERRGRYMEAVLNNITAGVISLDEQGKISTVNNAIEEMLGITARFVHGKDPLSLLPEGDLASLISDARSHMASSPYSQWQRQLSLMVEGRHRKFLVNVVALKSTNGNNGIIAVFEDITELEKMQRIAAWREVARRIAHEIKNPLTPIKLSAQRLQRKFGQQVTDGVFRESTDLIITQVEHLQQMVQEFSAYAKLPEVKLTPGNITPLLEEIVSMYRNSHTNISWDLELLSKIPDQELDHEALRRTLINLLTNAAEALGDCENPSVKISVMHDPTLGWLRIEVQDNGPGLSSDERSRMFEPYFSSKKSGTGLGLTIVKSIITDHRGFIRVKPAQPHGTVFVIELPT